One Massilia sp. 9096 genomic window carries:
- a CDS encoding 2-hydroxychromene-2-carboxylate isomerase, with translation MSKTIQYFFAPQSPYAYLGHQRLLRLAVQYGAMIEPKPFDLGQVFAQSGGLPLAKRAPQRQAYRLQELRRWSDHLGLPLNLQPKFMPVDQTAASLLLVAARELAGADQALELAGAIMRAVWVEEQDIADMGTLRSLAEDCGFDGAALLVAAATTDTQHIYQAFTQEAIQGGVFGAPWYVIDGQPFWGQDRLDFIERLLQAR, from the coding sequence ATGAGCAAAACCATCCAGTACTTCTTTGCGCCGCAATCGCCGTACGCCTATCTCGGCCACCAGCGCCTGTTGCGTCTGGCGGTCCAGTACGGCGCGATGATCGAACCCAAACCCTTCGACCTTGGGCAGGTGTTCGCGCAGTCGGGTGGGCTGCCGCTGGCCAAGCGTGCGCCGCAGCGCCAGGCCTATCGTCTGCAGGAGTTGCGCCGCTGGTCGGATCATCTCGGCCTGCCGCTCAACCTGCAGCCGAAGTTCATGCCGGTCGACCAGACGGCGGCATCGCTGCTGCTGGTGGCGGCGCGCGAGCTGGCCGGCGCCGACCAGGCGCTCGAGCTGGCCGGCGCCATCATGCGCGCGGTCTGGGTGGAAGAGCAGGACATCGCCGACATGGGCACCCTGCGCAGCCTGGCCGAGGATTGCGGCTTCGACGGCGCGGCCCTGCTGGTGGCGGCGGCGACAACGGACACGCAGCATATTTACCAGGCCTTCACGCAGGAAGCGATCCAGGGCGGCGTGTTCGGCGCGCCGTGGTACGTGATCGACGGCCAGCCCTTCTGGGGGCAGGACCGCCTCGATTTCATCGAACGCCTGCTGCAGGCCCGATGA
- the lptE gene encoding LPS assembly lipoprotein LptE — translation MRIHYKKAAAALLVAATLSACGFQLRGSNGSYSLPFHSLYLSFSDNSPLGVALKRNLRATDGVTVVEKAADADAQFIVLTEARNKSILSLNALGRVREYLLSYTLSFTVRDAKGNVLLAPTEITLHRNMSFDETQVLAKQSEEALLYNDMQSDIVQQILRRMATMKPAA, via the coding sequence ATGCGCATCCATTACAAAAAAGCGGCGGCGGCATTGCTCGTCGCGGCAACGCTGTCGGCCTGCGGCTTCCAGCTGCGCGGTTCGAACGGCAGCTACAGCCTGCCGTTCCACAGCCTGTACCTGAGCTTCTCGGACAATTCGCCGCTGGGCGTCGCGCTCAAGCGCAACCTGCGCGCCACCGACGGCGTGACCGTCGTCGAGAAGGCCGCCGACGCGGATGCGCAGTTCATCGTGCTGACCGAGGCGCGCAACAAGTCGATCCTGTCGCTGAACGCGCTGGGGCGGGTGCGCGAGTACCTGCTCAGCTACACGCTGTCGTTCACGGTGCGCGACGCCAAGGGCAACGTGCTGCTGGCGCCGACCGAGATCACGCTGCACCGGAACATGTCGTTCGACGAGACCCAGGTGCTGGCCAAGCAATCCGAGGAAGCGCTGCTGTACAACGACATGCAATCCGACATCGTCCAGCAGATCCTGCGCCGCATGGCGACCATGAAGCCTGCGGCATAA
- the leuS gene encoding leucine--tRNA ligase, with product MQDKYSPAEVEQAAQAYWKSIDAYKAVENDPRFPKGKYYACSMLPYPSGKLHMGHVRNYTINDVMYRYLRMNGYNVLMPMGWDAFGMPAENAAMANNVPPAEWTYSNIAHMRGQMESMGLAIDWSREMTACKPDYYKWNQWMFLKMLEKGIIYQKTGTVNWDPVDQTVLANEQVVDGRGWRSGALVEKREIPMYYVRITDYAEELLDYVDNKLPGWPERVRIMQANWIGKSTGVRFAFPHVIMDDAGELINEGKLYVFTTRADTIMGVTFCAVAAEHPLAAQAARNNPELQAFIAECKQGSVIEADMATMEKKGMPTGLSVTHPVTGEQVPVWVGNYVLMTYGDGAVMGVPGHDERDFAFAKKYDLPIKQVVKLGDDTKGETFSLDAWQEWYGAKDGIEIINSGKYDGLDYIAAVHAVAGDLAAQGLGDKKVTFRLRDWGISRQRYWGTPIPMIHCEKCGTVPVPEKDLPVVLPEDCVPDGSGNPLKKHEAFLKVDCPCCGGPAQRETDTMDTFIDSSWYYMRYTSPGSNDAMVDPARNDYWMPMDQYIGGIEHAVLHLLYARFWTKVMRDFGLVKFDEPFVNLLTQGMVLNETYYREDESGKKTWFNPADVDLVFDDRGRPQAAASKLDGAPVIIGGTEKMSKSKNNGIDPQAQIEKYGADTARLFTMFAAPPEQTLEWSESGVEGASRFLRRVWAYAYAQRERVSAALAGQQQGTLNEDQKTLRREVHKVLQQADYDLKRIQYNTVVSACMKMLNTLESAKLDDSVAGNAVATEGLSIFLRMLNPVAPHITHALWQALGYADTYGDILDVQWPQVDPSALEQAEIELMIQVNGKLRGSVKVAKDADKATIEAAALASEAVQKFVEGTPKKVVVVPGKLINIVV from the coding sequence ATGCAAGATAAATATAGTCCAGCCGAAGTCGAACAGGCCGCCCAGGCCTATTGGAAGTCGATCGACGCCTATAAAGCGGTCGAAAACGATCCGCGTTTCCCGAAAGGCAAGTATTACGCCTGCTCGATGCTGCCTTACCCGTCCGGTAAGCTGCACATGGGTCACGTCCGCAACTATACGATCAATGACGTGATGTACCGCTATCTGCGGATGAACGGCTACAACGTGCTGATGCCGATGGGCTGGGACGCGTTCGGCATGCCGGCGGAAAACGCGGCGATGGCCAACAACGTGCCGCCCGCCGAGTGGACGTATTCGAACATCGCCCACATGCGCGGCCAGATGGAGTCGATGGGCCTGGCGATCGACTGGTCGCGCGAGATGACCGCCTGCAAGCCGGACTACTACAAGTGGAACCAGTGGATGTTCCTCAAGATGCTGGAGAAGGGCATCATCTACCAGAAGACCGGCACCGTGAACTGGGACCCGGTCGACCAGACCGTGCTGGCCAACGAACAGGTGGTCGACGGCCGCGGCTGGCGCTCGGGCGCGCTGGTCGAAAAGCGCGAGATCCCGATGTACTACGTGCGCATCACGGACTACGCCGAGGAATTGCTGGACTACGTCGACAACAAGCTGCCGGGCTGGCCGGAGCGCGTGCGCATCATGCAGGCCAACTGGATCGGCAAGTCGACCGGCGTGCGCTTCGCTTTCCCGCACGTGATCATGGACGACGCCGGTGAGCTGATCAACGAAGGCAAGCTGTACGTGTTCACCACGCGCGCCGACACCATCATGGGCGTGACCTTCTGCGCGGTCGCCGCCGAGCACCCGCTGGCGGCCCAGGCAGCCAGGAACAACCCGGAACTGCAGGCCTTCATCGCCGAGTGCAAGCAGGGCTCCGTGATCGAAGCCGACATGGCGACGATGGAGAAGAAGGGCATGCCGACCGGCCTGAGCGTCACGCACCCGGTCACCGGCGAGCAGGTCCCGGTCTGGGTGGGCAACTACGTGCTGATGACCTACGGCGACGGCGCCGTGATGGGCGTGCCGGGCCACGACGAGCGCGACTTCGCGTTCGCGAAAAAATACGACCTGCCGATCAAGCAGGTCGTGAAACTCGGTGACGACACCAAGGGCGAGACCTTCTCGCTGGACGCCTGGCAGGAGTGGTACGGCGCCAAGGACGGCATCGAGATCATCAACTCGGGCAAGTACGACGGCCTGGACTACATCGCCGCCGTGCACGCGGTCGCGGGCGACCTCGCGGCGCAAGGCCTGGGCGACAAGAAGGTGACCTTCCGCCTGCGCGACTGGGGCATCTCGCGCCAGCGCTACTGGGGCACGCCGATCCCGATGATCCACTGCGAAAAGTGCGGCACGGTGCCGGTCCCGGAAAAGGACCTGCCGGTCGTGCTGCCGGAAGACTGCGTCCCGGACGGCAGCGGCAATCCTTTGAAAAAACACGAAGCGTTCCTGAAGGTCGATTGCCCGTGCTGCGGCGGCCCCGCCCAGCGCGAGACCGACACCATGGACACCTTCATCGACTCGTCCTGGTACTACATGCGCTATACCTCGCCGGGTTCGAACGACGCGATGGTCGACCCGGCCCGCAACGACTACTGGATGCCGATGGACCAGTACATCGGCGGCATCGAGCACGCCGTGCTGCACCTGCTGTACGCGCGCTTCTGGACCAAGGTCATGCGCGACTTCGGCCTGGTGAAGTTTGACGAGCCGTTCGTCAACCTGCTGACCCAGGGCATGGTGCTGAACGAAACCTACTATCGTGAAGACGAGTCGGGCAAGAAGACCTGGTTCAATCCGGCCGACGTGGATCTCGTGTTCGACGACCGCGGCCGCCCGCAGGCCGCGGCCTCGAAGCTGGACGGCGCGCCGGTGATCATCGGCGGCACCGAGAAGATGTCGAAGTCGAAGAACAACGGCATCGACCCGCAGGCCCAGATCGAAAAATACGGCGCCGACACCGCGCGCCTGTTCACGATGTTCGCCGCCCCGCCGGAGCAGACGCTGGAGTGGTCGGAGTCGGGCGTGGAAGGCGCGAGCCGCTTCCTGCGCCGCGTGTGGGCGTACGCGTACGCGCAGCGCGAGCGCGTGAGCGCGGCATTGGCCGGCCAGCAGCAAGGCACCTTGAACGAAGACCAGAAGACCCTGCGCCGCGAAGTGCACAAGGTGCTGCAGCAGGCCGACTACGACCTCAAGCGCATCCAGTACAACACGGTCGTCTCGGCCTGCATGAAGATGCTCAACACGCTGGAGTCGGCCAAGCTGGACGACTCGGTCGCCGGCAACGCCGTGGCAACCGAAGGCCTGTCGATCTTCCTGCGCATGCTGAACCCGGTCGCGCCGCACATCACGCACGCGCTGTGGCAAGCGCTCGGCTACGCCGATACGTATGGCGACATCCTCGACGTGCAGTGGCCGCAAGTCGACCCGTCGGCGCTGGAGCAGGCCGAGATCGAACTGATGATCCAGGTGAACGGCAAGCTGCGCGGCTCGGTCAAGGTGGCCAAGGACGCCGACAAGGCCACGATCGAAGCCGCCGCGCTGGCATCCGAAGCCGTCCAGAAGTTCGTCGAAGGCACGCCGAAGAAGGTCGTGGTCGTCCCCGGCAAGTTGATCAACATCGTGGTGTAA
- a CDS encoding glutamate-5-semialdehyde dehydrogenase, whose translation MDITEYMHTVGRQARAASRAMARASSATRNRALLLIADAIERDADSLRAANARDMQAASAAGLEPALLDRLALSDKAIATMVEGLRQIVALPDPIGEISGMKFRPSGIQVGQMRVPLGVIGIIYEARPNVTVDAAGLCIKSGNAAILRGGSEAIHCNRALALLVAEGLRGAGLPEHGVQVVETVDRAAVGALITMPEFVDVIVPRGGKGLIARLMEEATVPMIKHLDGICHVYVDAKADLDKALPIAMNAKTHRYGTCNTMETLLVARAIAPTFLPRVAELYATREVELRADPEAHAILQGYPHLAAATEEDWRTEYLAPILAVRIVDGIDAAIEHINTWSSRHTDAIVTEDYTDAMRFLREVDSASVMVNASTRFADGFEYGLGAEIGISNDKLHARGPVGLEGLTSLKYVVFGHGEVRT comes from the coding sequence ATGGACATCACCGAATACATGCACACCGTCGGCCGCCAGGCGCGCGCGGCCTCGCGCGCGATGGCGCGGGCAAGCAGCGCCACCCGCAACCGCGCCCTGCTGCTGATCGCCGACGCGATCGAGCGCGACGCCGACAGCCTGCGCGCCGCCAACGCGCGCGACATGCAAGCGGCCAGCGCGGCCGGCCTGGAGCCGGCGCTGCTGGACCGGCTGGCGCTGTCCGATAAAGCCATCGCCACCATGGTCGAGGGCCTGCGCCAGATCGTCGCGCTGCCCGATCCGATCGGCGAAATCAGCGGCATGAAATTCCGCCCGAGCGGCATCCAGGTCGGCCAGATGCGCGTGCCGCTGGGCGTGATCGGCATCATCTACGAAGCGCGTCCGAACGTCACCGTCGATGCGGCCGGCCTGTGCATCAAGAGCGGCAACGCGGCCATCCTGCGCGGCGGTTCGGAAGCGATCCACTGCAACCGCGCGCTGGCGCTGCTGGTGGCCGAGGGCCTGCGCGGCGCCGGCCTGCCCGAGCACGGCGTGCAGGTCGTCGAGACGGTCGACCGCGCCGCCGTCGGCGCGCTGATCACCATGCCGGAATTCGTCGACGTGATCGTGCCGCGCGGCGGCAAGGGCCTGATCGCACGCCTGATGGAGGAGGCGACGGTCCCGATGATCAAGCACCTGGACGGCATCTGCCACGTCTACGTCGACGCCAAGGCGGACCTGGACAAGGCGCTGCCCATCGCCATGAACGCCAAGACCCATCGCTACGGCACCTGCAACACGATGGAGACGCTGCTGGTCGCGCGCGCGATCGCGCCGACCTTCCTGCCGCGCGTGGCCGAGCTGTATGCGACCAGGGAAGTCGAGCTGCGCGCCGATCCCGAAGCGCATGCGATCCTGCAGGGCTATCCGCACCTGGCGGCCGCAACCGAAGAAGACTGGCGCACCGAGTACCTGGCGCCGATCCTGGCCGTCAGGATCGTCGACGGCATCGACGCCGCCATCGAGCACATCAACACCTGGTCGTCCAGGCACACCGACGCCATCGTCACCGAAGACTACACCGACGCCATGCGCTTCCTGCGCGAAGTCGACTCGGCCTCGGTGATGGTCAACGCCTCGACCCGTTTCGCCGACGGTTTCGAATACGGCCTGGGCGCCGAGATCGGCATCTCGAACGACAAGCTGCACGCGCGCGGGCCGGTCGGGCTGGAAGGTTTGACCTCGCTGAAGTACGTGGTGTTCGGCCACGGCGAAGTGCGCACATAA
- the holA gene encoding DNA polymerase III subunit delta has translation MQLRPEALDGHLAKGLAPLYVITSDEHLLALEAADKIRRSARAQGYSERDVLTVERNFKWGELLAANQALSLFGDKKLIELRIPGGKPGKDGSAALQNYAKDLNPDNLTLITLPKLDWQTAKSAWVTGLQQSAVYVEIPNVERNQLPGWIGARLSSQNQSAERQSLDFIADRVEGNLLAAHQEIQKLGLLYPPGKLTHDQVIDAVLNVARYDVFKLSEAMLAGDPARLVRMLEGLKGEGEALPLVLWAVSEEIRTLLKLKSGMAQGRPLGALLKEYRIWGPRERMMEPALRRISLPVLQAALQEAAQVDKMVKGLRARQFAGDAWDAMLQLALRVAS, from the coding sequence ATGCAACTGCGGCCTGAGGCGCTCGACGGGCACCTCGCCAAGGGGCTCGCGCCCCTGTACGTGATCACCAGCGACGAGCACCTGCTGGCGCTGGAAGCGGCGGACAAGATCCGCCGCAGCGCGCGCGCGCAAGGCTACTCCGAGCGCGACGTGCTCACGGTCGAGCGCAACTTCAAATGGGGCGAGTTGCTGGCGGCGAACCAGGCCTTGTCGCTGTTCGGCGACAAGAAGCTGATCGAGCTGCGCATCCCCGGCGGCAAGCCGGGCAAGGACGGCAGCGCCGCGCTGCAGAACTATGCCAAGGACCTCAACCCCGACAACCTGACGCTGATCACGTTGCCCAAGCTGGACTGGCAGACCGCCAAGTCGGCCTGGGTGACGGGGTTGCAGCAGTCGGCGGTCTACGTCGAGATCCCGAACGTCGAGCGCAACCAGCTGCCCGGCTGGATCGGCGCGCGCTTGTCGAGCCAGAACCAGAGCGCGGAGCGCCAGAGCCTGGACTTCATCGCCGACCGCGTGGAAGGCAACCTGCTGGCCGCGCACCAGGAGATCCAGAAGCTCGGCCTGCTCTACCCGCCGGGCAAGCTGACCCACGACCAGGTGATCGACGCCGTGCTGAACGTGGCGCGCTACGACGTGTTCAAGCTGTCCGAGGCGATGCTGGCCGGCGATCCGGCGCGCCTGGTGCGCATGCTCGAGGGCTTGAAAGGCGAGGGCGAGGCGCTGCCGCTGGTGCTGTGGGCGGTGTCGGAAGAAATCCGCACGCTGCTAAAATTGAAATCCGGGATGGCGCAGGGACGCCCGCTCGGTGCGCTGCTCAAGGAATACCGCATCTGGGGGCCGCGCGAGCGCATGATGGAGCCGGCGTTGCGCCGCATTTCGCTGCCGGTGCTCCAAGCCGCGCTGCAAGAGGCGGCCCAGGTCGACAAGATGGTCAAGGGCCTGCGCGCCAGGCAATTTGCGGGCGACGCCTGGGATGCGATGCTGCAGCTGGCGCTGCGGGTCGCTTCGTAA
- a CDS encoding CopD family protein has translation MYLWIKAFHIVFVASWFAGLFYLPRIFVNLAQETNPAALERLLGMGRRLYRFTTMLMIPALLLGLWLWLGFGIRGGWLHAKLALVILAIGYHHACGSLLKKFERGANTRSHKWFRVFNEVPVLLLIAIVILVVVKPF, from the coding sequence ATGTACCTCTGGATCAAAGCCTTCCACATCGTCTTCGTCGCGTCCTGGTTCGCCGGGCTGTTCTACCTGCCGCGCATCTTCGTCAACCTGGCCCAGGAAACCAATCCGGCCGCGCTCGAGCGCCTGCTCGGCATGGGCCGGCGCCTGTACCGCTTCACCACGATGCTGATGATTCCGGCGCTGCTGCTCGGCCTCTGGCTATGGCTGGGCTTCGGCATCCGCGGCGGCTGGCTGCACGCAAAACTGGCGCTCGTGATCCTCGCGATCGGCTACCATCACGCCTGCGGCTCGCTGTTGAAAAAATTCGAGCGCGGCGCCAACACGCGCAGCCACAAATGGTTCCGCGTGTTCAACGAGGTGCCGGTGCTGCTGCTGATCGCGATCGTCATCCTGGTGGTCGTGAAGCCGTTCTGA
- a CDS encoding class I SAM-dependent RNA methyltransferase produces the protein MASYFCPCPRGMEQALADELAEIAQTTASATLKVHNQVPGGVHCSGTMVDAYRVNLHSRIASRVLLRIANRTYSNENDIYDLVLEQPWEDWFGWDNTIRVDITAIKSPLTSLEFTTLKIKDAVCDRFRDQFGKRPSVDTREPDMRIVGFLDQRNFTIYLDTSGEALFKRGWRQETGDAPLRENLAAGLLRVSGWKPGMPLFDPMCGSGTILVEAAQMVQGIPPGARRRFAFEKFRNFERRAWDELKAAIKPNTLPSEPTLFGSDISGDMVAMARNNLRTAGVLFEVPLKQIEAQQVQPPSATPGIMLTNPPYGERIGVRGDSTIPQDEMAAGFYQQFSGTLKQRFAGWTVFLFTADLGLPKLLRLKESRKTPFFNGALECRLFRFDMVAGFNRREAAKPDAARPQQP, from the coding sequence ATGGCTTCTTACTTTTGCCCATGCCCGCGCGGCATGGAACAAGCCCTCGCCGACGAACTGGCCGAGATCGCACAAACGACCGCCAGCGCCACGCTCAAGGTGCACAACCAGGTGCCGGGCGGCGTGCACTGCTCGGGTACGATGGTCGACGCCTACCGCGTCAACCTGCACTCGCGCATCGCCTCGCGCGTGCTGCTGCGCATCGCCAACCGCACCTACAGCAACGAAAACGACATCTACGACCTGGTGCTCGAGCAGCCCTGGGAAGACTGGTTCGGCTGGGACAACACGATCCGCGTCGACATCACCGCGATCAAGTCGCCGCTGACCAGCCTCGAATTCACCACGCTCAAGATCAAGGACGCCGTGTGCGACCGCTTCCGCGACCAGTTCGGCAAGCGCCCGTCGGTCGACACGCGCGAGCCGGACATGCGCATCGTCGGCTTCCTCGACCAGCGCAACTTCACGATCTACCTCGACACGTCCGGCGAAGCGCTGTTCAAGCGCGGCTGGCGCCAGGAAACCGGCGACGCGCCGTTGCGCGAGAACCTGGCCGCCGGCCTGCTGCGCGTGTCGGGCTGGAAGCCGGGCATGCCGCTGTTCGACCCGATGTGCGGCTCCGGCACCATCCTGGTCGAGGCCGCGCAGATGGTGCAGGGCATCCCACCCGGCGCACGGCGCCGCTTCGCGTTCGAGAAATTCCGTAACTTCGAGCGCCGCGCCTGGGACGAGCTGAAAGCGGCGATCAAGCCCAATACGCTGCCGAGCGAGCCGACCCTCTTCGGCTCGGACATCTCGGGCGACATGGTGGCGATGGCGCGCAACAACCTGCGCACGGCCGGCGTCCTGTTCGAGGTGCCGCTCAAGCAGATCGAAGCCCAGCAGGTGCAGCCGCCCAGCGCGACGCCCGGCATCATGCTGACCAACCCGCCGTACGGCGAGCGCATCGGCGTGCGCGGCGACTCGACCATCCCGCAGGACGAGATGGCGGCCGGCTTTTATCAACAGTTCAGCGGCACCTTGAAGCAGCGCTTCGCCGGCTGGACCGTGTTCCTGTTCACCGCCGACCTCGGCCTGCCCAAGCTGCTGCGCCTGAAGGAGTCGCGCAAGACCCCGTTCTTCAACGGCGCGCTCGAATGCCGCCTGTTCCGCTTCGACATGGTGGCCGGCTTCAACCGCAGGGAAGCCGCCAAACCCGACGCCGCCCGACCCCAACAACCCTGA
- a CDS encoding barstar family protein, with amino-acid sequence MATVELNGAAIKDAESFHVESQRAFGFPDSYPHTMDSWVDCLSYLRDEDGMSSVRLKKDETLHIVVTHSESLRERAPDVLEEMAFCIIGINERYEDYGEKPALELELR; translated from the coding sequence CGGCGCCGCGATCAAGGATGCGGAAAGCTTCCACGTCGAGAGCCAGCGCGCCTTCGGCTTCCCCGATTCCTATCCGCACACGATGGATTCCTGGGTCGATTGCCTGAGCTACCTGCGCGACGAAGACGGCATGAGCAGCGTGCGCCTGAAGAAGGACGAAACCCTGCACATCGTCGTGACGCATTCCGAAAGCCTGCGCGAGCGCGCCCCCGACGTGCTCGAGGAGATGGCGTTCTGCATCATCGGCATCAACGAGCGCTACGAGGACTATGGCGAAAAGCCGGCGCTGGAGCTCGAATTGCGGTAA
- a CDS encoding multidrug effflux MFS transporter, producing MLPEPEPDNLPKDPVTPVPLPTPHKVKMLSAGGLASLLAAMSMLGPFSVDAYLPAFPNIQASLHAGPIEVQQTLTVYMLAFAIMSLWHGALSDSFGRRNVVLVGLIVFAVGTLGCASAHSVHYLWIFRIMQGVSAGAGVVVGRAIIRDLYSDAPAARLLSMVTMIFSIAPAVAPVLGGLVVTAFDWRAIFLGLLGFTLVLWWICWQHLPETMPVERRQPFNPRYLARNYWDIFSSVLFQMKSGVVAFNFGGMFLFIAGAPVLLPVHLHLGPSQFAWLFVPAVSGIFLGALAANRLAGKMTFSRQIGIGYAFMLAAVTFTVTYHSLFPPALPWTVLPMFFYNFGSSIINPCATLLALDLFPHIRGTVASCQTFLTTLMGALVAGIIAPALTHSVLAMALGQAAFALASLTCWLISRQYKRRRAMA from the coding sequence ATGCTGCCCGAACCCGAACCCGACAACCTCCCGAAAGACCCGGTCACGCCGGTCCCGCTGCCCACGCCGCACAAGGTCAAGATGCTGTCGGCCGGCGGGCTGGCGTCCTTGCTGGCCGCGATGTCGATGCTCGGCCCGTTCTCGGTCGACGCCTATCTGCCGGCCTTCCCGAACATCCAGGCCAGCCTGCATGCCGGCCCGATCGAGGTCCAGCAGACGCTGACCGTGTACATGCTGGCCTTCGCCATCATGTCGCTGTGGCACGGGGCGCTGTCGGATTCCTTCGGGCGCCGCAACGTGGTGCTGGTCGGGCTGATCGTGTTCGCGGTCGGCACGCTGGGGTGCGCGTCGGCGCATTCGGTGCACTACCTGTGGATCTTCCGCATCATGCAGGGCGTGTCGGCGGGAGCGGGCGTGGTGGTCGGGCGGGCCATCATCCGCGACCTGTACTCGGATGCGCCGGCGGCGCGCCTGCTGTCGATGGTGACGATGATCTTCTCAATCGCGCCGGCGGTGGCGCCGGTGCTGGGCGGGCTGGTGGTCACCGCGTTCGACTGGCGCGCCATCTTCCTGGGACTGCTCGGCTTCACGCTGGTGCTGTGGTGGATCTGCTGGCAGCACCTGCCCGAGACCATGCCGGTCGAGCGGCGCCAGCCCTTCAATCCGCGCTACCTCGCGCGCAACTACTGGGACATCTTCAGCTCGGTGCTGTTCCAGATGAAGTCGGGCGTGGTTGCGTTCAACTTCGGCGGCATGTTCCTGTTCATCGCCGGCGCACCGGTGCTGCTGCCGGTGCACCTGCACCTGGGACCGTCGCAGTTCGCCTGGCTGTTCGTGCCCGCCGTGAGCGGCATTTTCCTGGGCGCGCTGGCGGCCAACCGCCTGGCCGGCAAGATGACCTTCTCGCGCCAGATCGGCATCGGCTACGCCTTCATGCTGGCCGCGGTGACGTTCACGGTCACCTACCACTCGCTGTTCCCGCCGGCGCTGCCGTGGACCGTGCTGCCGATGTTCTTCTATAACTTCGGCAGCTCGATCATCAACCCCTGCGCGACGCTGCTGGCGCTCGACCTGTTCCCGCACATCCGCGGCACGGTGGCGTCGTGCCAGACCTTCCTTACCACGCTGATGGGCGCCCTGGTGGCCGGTATCATCGCGCCCGCGCTGACGCACTCGGTGCTGGCGATGGCGCTCGGCCAGGCGGCCTTCGCGCTGGCCTCGCTGACCTGCTGGCTGATCTCGCGCCAATACAAGCGCAGGCGGGCAATGGCATGA